DNA from Streptomyces sp. NBC_01476:
GCGACCTCATTTTCTCGCGGGTCGACGCCGAGACGCTGCCGTAAGCACCTCGCCCTCCGGCTGCCGCAAAGCGCGGTGGCGGGAGGGCGAAGGTGTGTCGCTCAACTGCGCTCAACTGCGGTGGTGCGCAGCCCAGTCCGCGCGTGCCGCCATGAGTGCGGGCCGGACCTCGTGGTCCAGGCGATCCGCCTGGGCGCGGAGCTTGCCGGCGACATCGGCGAGACCTGCCGGATCGAGACCGTTTATCCAAAAGTCCGCGATGACAGCGATGTTTACGACCGGGACACGGAGGTTCGGATCTTGGGCGTAGGGGCTGCACTCGATGTTGCCCCAGAGGATGTACTCGGTGCTGGACTGGCCATCTCCAACGTCCGAGGTCTCGGTCCCCGTCTCCATCGACGGACAGCGAACCGCCACGAACTGACCGTCGAAGGGCGCTTGGTGGCTCATGTCGGCCATCACGACAGCCAGTCGTCCGAGTGGAACATCGGTTGCGGTCGGATCACCCTCGGCCCACGCAGGGAGGTAGCCCGTGACTGCGTGGTCCACGGTCGTCTCGATGGTCCACGTATGAAGGAAATCTACGGGCACCGCCGAACTGTTGGACGAGGGCACGGAACTCGATGGCGCGGAGCCCGCAGAAGCTTCGTTCCCGCGCTGGGACTCGGTAATACGGCTAGCTCCGGCAGCTCGCCTTCTGCACCGACGACTGCCCATACCAACTTCCCGACCCCGTCTCGTTCGCTGACTCCCCAGCGGGATCCCGTAACAGCATCGACCAGGCTCAAACCGCGGCCCGATTCCGCATCGGCGGCGGCTTTTTGAAGCACCGGCCGGGACTCGTTGGTGTCGTGCACCTCGATCCGTACGCCCGCGCCTATGCACTTGTACCGCGTCTCAATCTCGCGCCCTTCCGCCGGGATTCCGTGGCGGACGGCGTTGGTGAGGAGTTCGGACAGGACGAGTTCGGCCTGGTCCGCCAACTCGCCCAGCCCCCATGCTTCCAGGGCGCGGCGCAGTTCGTGGCGAGCCGGCCCGACGGATCGAGGGTCGTGCGGCCATCGCCTCACCACGCACGACGAGTTCGACAGCTCGCGCGCGTACAGCCGTCTGCTCACCGCCACGCGCAGCGTGTCCCGGAGGGATTCGCGCAACCGCCTTCCCGCGAAGCGCAGTTCGTCGTGGCTGGCCTCGGGGTTGTCCAGCACGACATGGGCAATGTCCAACACCTGCTGCGCCGAGTCGAGCTGAACCTTCTCAACGTCATCGGCGACGGCAGAGAGGAAGCCGCCGGCGGCGCTCAGGTAAGCAGGCTTCCCCTCCGAAGTCGTCCACGGAAGCAGACGCGGCAGTGCGGATTCCGGACTGGGCTCAGGGGGCCTGAAGGGGTGGGCCGTTGGGGTGTCGGTCATGGCGCTTCGGCTTTCGTGTTGATCCGGGTGAGGAAGGCGACCTCCGCGCGGTCACCAGGGAGGACGAGCAACGAGAACGCGACGATGTGGCCGTCGTCCGCTGCCACGGTCCGTTGGACCGCGAGGACAGGTGTACGGGCGCCGATGCGCAACGACTGTGCTTCCGCCGCGGAGGGGAACCGGGCGGTGACCTGGTCGGTGCTGGTCAGCGGCGCCGACACCGCCGCGGTGAGGATGTCGTCACCCCAAGGGGATACGCCGACGGGCGAATCGTGGGCGCGGCTTGCGGTGTGCGGAACGTAGATGTGTGCGACGCACTGCGGGGAGTCGGCGCGGTGGGACAGGCAGGTGTACTCCGTGATCGGGGTATCCGGTGAGATACGCAATCGGGTGGCCAGTTCGCCGCTGGCCGAGATGTCAGCCCAACTCACTTGCACGTGGAGGTCATTGCCTCCGGATCCCGGATAGGTGAGGCGATCGGACGGCAGACGGACGTAGTTGCCGCGGCCCTGGAACTTCTCGATCAGT
Protein-coding regions in this window:
- a CDS encoding DUF6907 domain-containing protein; the encoded protein is MPVDFLHTWTIETTVDHAVTGYLPAWAEGDPTATDVPLGRLAVVMADMSHQAPFDGQFVAVRCPSMETGTETSDVGDGQSSTEYILWGNIECSPYAQDPNLRVPVVNIAVIADFWINGLDPAGLADVAGKLRAQADRLDHEVRPALMAARADWAAHHRS
- a CDS encoding ATP-binding protein, with the translated sequence MTDTPTAHPFRPPEPSPESALPRLLPWTTSEGKPAYLSAAGGFLSAVADDVEKVQLDSAQQVLDIAHVVLDNPEASHDELRFAGRRLRESLRDTLRVAVSRRLYARELSNSSCVVRRWPHDPRSVGPARHELRRALEAWGLGELADQAELVLSELLTNAVRHGIPAEGREIETRYKCIGAGVRIEVHDTNESRPVLQKAAADAESGRGLSLVDAVTGSRWGVSERDGVGKLVWAVVGAEGELPELAVLPSPSAGTKLLRAPRHRVPCPRPTVRRCP
- a CDS encoding GntR family transcriptional regulator; its protein translation is MTARHQQVADDLRRLIASGMHPAGERLPSESRLAARYHVSTPTLRDALELLRAEGLIEKFQGRGNYVRLPSDRLTYPGSGGNDLHVQVSWADISASGELATRLRISPDTPITEYTCLSHRADSPQCVAHIYVPHTASRAHDSPVGVSPWGDDILTAAVSAPLTSTDQVTARFPSAAEAQSLRIGARTPVLAVQRTVAADDGHIVAFSLLVLPGDRAEVAFLTRINTKAEAP